Below is a genomic region from Amyelois transitella isolate CPQ chromosome Z, ilAmyTran1.1, whole genome shotgun sequence.
AGGTTTGAtcatctacactaatattataaagaggaaaactttgtttgtttggttgtaatgaataggctcaaaaactactggaccaatttaaaaaattctttcaccattcgaaagctacattatccacgagtaacatagactatattttattttggaaaaaaatagggttccgatatatatttggatttttcggacacttattttgcgtacactgcctaaactacaaaagatagaaccataagatcttataaatatctataaaaaagtccgcgacacactatacctatctatgtcgagtgaggcacaacaaccacatttttatttaaaaatcttgattttttttttggtcttcatttaaacgcgttattttttactcatgctattaatccttatcaaaataaataatttcatcaataagtacagtttatgtagataatatttgatcattgaatgattaaaattggacgtttggttttgaagttgtggtgaaattaaaatattacgatttctgctgcacggcccgtTGCGAAgtggtatttaatattttaactgaaacggatagagaatttttctttacattttttgtctgtctgtctatatCTGACTgaatgattaagattcaacttgaaatttacgcggacgaagtcgcgggcaacagctagtgtaatataaattagtaCAGGAGAATTTAAAACGTCGCCTACATAATGTAAAACTTGTATATTTTTCTGAGTCGGATAccataaatgcaaaaatatgcttacactaataaaaaaaaaaacaaaaatagagaAACGATGCAACTTTAATTGTTATTGATGTTGATTTTAGATTAGGTTACGGCCAATGGctgacatatttttattcaaatcctTGAAAcacattaaacttaaatattaaataaaacttagaaAGTTAAGAttccgatatttttttttcaaatacttaAGTTATTCCAAAagttagttaatttattaagttgGAAACTCCGTTCGTACAGGACGAGTTGTGCTGTCACTGTCACTCACTGCTCATCGAGCTGTCAACGTCACTATTGACATTGACAAATATAAGTTTTAGCGGCCAGCCCTGAAATTAGGCTACGGAAACTAGAGTCAGCAATAAGAAATTACagcaattttatattatgtatgcatgcatgcTTATATGATGCACATAGCTGTTCAGCTTTCATATATCAAAATCACACATCTGATGTGCAAGGTATGTACAAGTCAAAATGTGTTTAGATATTATCACATATTGAATTCTTCTTCATCCTctattttttaagttcaaaattaaattacctattaaggtattacctatttatacgaaaaaaaaagaactcttAGAAGAAGCTAAATAAAACTCcctactttatattttagctTGCTTATTGTGTATTCAAGTGTTTCAATTCATGTAAGAAtttatttgtgatttttgCCGTTAGGTTTCAATTAGGTTTGcaatacatttaatatgaCCCCCCAGGGTGCCACATAACCATCACTTGATCGCATTATGccaaatttgattatttaagaataaatattatttctgatTATCCGGTAGGTATTAGGTAGTTTCATTTATTCCATAGTAAAATATGCATAAACAAATGATCAAAGAgccttataaaatatgtttccagtttctaggtaggtacctacttttttttttataaaccctCAAAAACAAAAAGGGGGCCACAATTGCACCTTCTCTACCTAATTGTGAATTCCTTGAGTTTCGTAATGACATTTGATCCgaaaatatgattaaaattgcaTGTATTTTTTCTGAATTAATATTCTCTATTTTCTATTCACCTTTCTATAGTACTCTATAGAAAAATGAGGCCCGGGATGCTTCTGTGGCCAGGATCATGATTTAGTTATTGTAGGTACTCGTAAGTGAGGTTTTTaaatgaagcgactcccgtctgacctcttcAACTTATGAAGGGGAAAAGCCCACATTATATCAAGGCTTTcctctttttttgtaaacctatcTACCTCAGAGAAGTAATAGAACTAATGTACTTTTGGAATAACATGCAAATAGAACTCATTTTAACTTATACTaagactttaaaataaaatatgttacacTGAATAcgtaatgaaaaattaaaaaaaaaaaaataactttgattGGGAAGTTGTTACGCAAAGTTCACCAACAAATGGTTATAAACTTCTGACCGGAATCGATGGACAAGAAATAGGCGCTTGACCAGTTCCAGTGTCCAATATCGTTAGTACCTAAGTCAGAGAACAAAATTTCGTAAACGGAaccataattatataaaaaaagcgtAAGATCTTTACCAGAGAAGAAGATAGTAGCGTAAGATCTTTATCTTTCTATCtttatctttatctttattaattttagaagatgtagttacaggaatagaaaagggtatgttaagatggttcggtcatgtggagaggatgaatgaaagcaggttgactaagcagatatacaaggagagtgtggagggtaaggtcggagtgggaagacctagacgaacgtatcttgatcaaattaaggacgtcctggtaaagggtcaggtcaaaagtacccgaaaccgccgagcttgtatgaagagagttatgaatgtggacgaagcgaaagaagtatgcagagatcgtggcaagtggaaagaggtagtctctgcctacccctccgggaaagaggcgtgattttatgtatgtatgtatgtatgatctttACCAAAGTCTAAacttaagtatattaatattttgcgaataaagaataggtacctaagttattttctttctatttGAAAGTTACTcttgaataaaatacatataataagtaGATAAGTATTATTCGGGATGGGATACTTGAGAATTTTGCTTCAGATTTCTTTGAAAAGATGATCCGATTTGTAAACTTATCTTGCTTAGAAAATACTCGGAATTCTAGAACGTACAAGGTATAGGTACTGTTAGCTGAATAGAGTTTCagcaaaagtaaaatataagtgGGTGGccttaaatatacctactatcaTTAAAATGTCATGTACCAAAAAATAACGAAGGCAGGAACCAATTTAATAGGAATAAAGGAATGAAAACAATGAGtccacataatttatttactcaatACAAGCTAAGTACCCACTTAAACAGTAAATAATACGTCGGTTTCAAAATAGTtcacaattaaattatatcctatcaatattataaaaaaaactgtctacttaaataaatactcgtatagtGACGACATGGCTTCTTCGTGTTCGTTTCAAATCACAATACATTCGTGTGGATAAACCAGGCCCCGCATCGGCACAGTCGGACatgctgaaaaaataaaaagtatttagatTTTAGAGGGTAGCCTAAATGAAATTAAGAAAACTAGACTACGTAAATAGCGAGAAATCCCGTTCATTACCTACTCTCActgcgggaatttcgggaaatcccagtagaaaaagatttattttcgaagTACCTACAAGATATCACACAGGTAATGATTTCAACTCAACTTTTATTGCACctcaattaatttcaaatccaTAGTCATGAGCTTAGgatatcgattttattataaaaatatggggtagacagcgcaaacagtcttgaaaagattggaaggtcacattcagctgtatggttatatgatagatttgagattcaattagtgccAGTTTCGTGTCCCGTCGCCTACaggaagaatcccgagtttatatagccttttccttgattgacttttattgACAAACTGCACGGGAAAAGAGGCATTTGGCACATGTTATGTTTTGCTTCTCTACCTGACTAGCATGAAAGTTATTAAACTACAAAAtcattaagttatatttaaactGTTTGCTATGGATTTAAGTTAGTACCTATATCCTTCATAGACCACTCGTATCGcgttttacatttaaaagttCATATTCTACTTATTATCAGTTACCTTTTTCGCATCTTTGACCATAGAAGCCTGTATTTTCGCACTTGCAAGCGAAGCCAGGATCCAAAGCGGTCTGGGTGCAAATACCCCGCATACAAGGCATCCTATAGCAAGCGTTTGAATTGCGTTCTGAAAAAGAATTTGCCATTTTGATTAATGGAGAAC
It encodes:
- the LOC106133892 gene encoding uncharacterized protein LOC106133892; this translates as MRAVTILLAVCLLHWTRACEPDQIHNGCRLTGSTCSCGYGCKNEYIYKSRAACLNALRERNSNACYRMPCMRGICTQTALDPGFACKCENTGFYGQRCEKACPTVPMRGLVYPHECIVI